The proteins below come from a single Bacteroidota bacterium genomic window:
- a CDS encoding DUF3300 domain-containing protein: MNIKSHCITRIRKYFIAYLFLILAFNTSHAQELLNNLSPDDSAAITALAVYPEVVRKDILQTCTTPEVLLKMETLQKNSSENFRKLVSSYSKEEQQKIWNLSSHVNLINRLGEGDKKSKEELEKIAADYPVQIRETAINYGSKHRDLLKSIIQLNQNSERAFETTIIDYPDLTKDALRRLIKYPEVINILTSNMKTAVILGDAYKTQAQKLEQKLETINIEQARQNAKDYEEWKSGLQKNPSAQKEMDEAANEFANDQGTQTAQVITDVDINYNYYNNPYPYWYGYPSWYGYPSWYYRPYWYDVGYYRGPQGYIYVGVPSPYFGNWYFRHNHHHERYNHFSDYCVGYYHGRHRGYSGFNREVDHWMVNNDKRVPKNFFDDDKQRPERIKELGKFENDYDKTIKNDPRKIVTRDQFLSDNAANYPYLKPKLNEARPQENKVVPGQRQQQPQQHTQPRAEPNARPMPQQRPGNQEPQARPRPTPQPTPQERPQPQPQARPQPMPQPRPQPQPQARPQPTPQPQPQARPQPTPQPQPKPR, translated from the coding sequence ATGAATATTAAATCGCACTGTATTACAAGGATAAGAAAGTATTTTATTGCCTACCTATTCTTAATTTTAGCTTTCAATACTAGCCATGCACAGGAGCTGCTCAATAATTTATCGCCCGACGACAGTGCTGCTATTACTGCATTGGCCGTGTATCCCGAAGTTGTGCGTAAAGATATCTTACAGACCTGTACCACTCCTGAGGTGTTATTAAAAATGGAAACTTTGCAGAAAAATTCTAGTGAGAATTTTAGAAAACTGGTATCCTCTTATTCAAAGGAAGAACAACAAAAAATATGGAATCTTTCAAGTCATGTTAACCTCATTAACAGATTGGGTGAGGGCGACAAAAAGTCGAAGGAGGAATTGGAAAAAATTGCAGCCGATTATCCTGTTCAAATTAGAGAAACCGCAATAAATTATGGAAGTAAACATCGTGACTTGCTAAAAAGTATTATACAATTAAACCAAAATTCGGAACGGGCCTTTGAAACAACTATTATAGATTATCCTGACCTAACAAAAGATGCCTTGCGTAGGTTAATTAAATACCCTGAGGTAATAAATATACTAACTTCGAACATGAAGACCGCTGTTATACTAGGCGATGCATACAAAACACAAGCCCAAAAATTGGAGCAAAAACTCGAAACTATTAATATAGAACAGGCGAGACAAAATGCGAAAGATTATGAAGAATGGAAAAGTGGTTTGCAGAAAAACCCATCGGCACAAAAAGAAATGGATGAGGCGGCTAATGAATTTGCTAATGACCAAGGAACGCAAACTGCCCAGGTGATAACCGATGTAGACATAAATTACAATTATTATAATAACCCATACCCCTATTGGTATGGATATCCTTCATGGTATGGTTATCCTTCGTGGTATTATCGTCCGTATTGGTACGATGTGGGATATTATAGAGGTCCGCAAGGTTATATATATGTAGGAGTTCCTTCACCTTATTTCGGTAATTGGTACTTCCGTCATAACCATCACCATGAGCGTTACAATCATTTCTCCGATTATTGTGTGGGCTACTATCACGGCCGCCACAGAGGATATTCTGGATTTAACCGAGAAGTGGATCATTGGATGGTGAACAATGATAAGCGAGTTCCCAAAAACTTTTTTGATGATGACAAACAGCGTCCAGAACGGATTAAAGAATTGGGGAAATTTGAAAATGATTATGATAAAACAATAAAAAATGACCCAAGAAAAATTGTAACCCGTGATCAATTTTTAAGTGACAATGCTGCAAATTACCCCTACCTAAAACCAAAATTGAATGAGGCACGGCCACAAGAGAATAAAGTAGTTCCGGGCCAAAGACAACAACAACCTCAGCAGCATACACAACCGAGAGCAGAACCTAATGCTCGACCTATGCCGCAACAAAGGCCGGGAAATCAAGAACCCCAAGCGAGACCGCGACCCACGCCGCAACCTACACCACAGGAGAGACCACAACCACAACCGCAGGCAAGGCCACAGCCAATGCCACAACCGAGGCCACAACCCCAACCGCAGGCGAGACCTCAGCCTACCCCGCAGCCGCAACCACAAGCAAGACCTCAACCTACCCCGCAGCCGCAGCCTAAGCCTCGGTAG
- a CDS encoding universal stress protein codes for MKNILFPTDFSKSANHALEFAVYMAQMGNKSLNILNVYMTPKVSDEAVTDDVYKTQLAESKKNAHHNIQNLKEELAVRHPWLTVHTHIEYGFIAETILAYAENTQCNYIVMGTHGAKGFLDNILGSNTLAVIENAKIPVWAIPLQSKIEEIKTITYASDYEGDEIPIITQVLDFATLFEIDTHVIHIHEEYEPEITPSEQITDILKAHFEGKRITFRTINRKDAVEGLEQYIINQKPEVLALARHERGFWSNMFHRSFTKHFAHASKTPILILHKED; via the coding sequence ATGAAAAATATATTATTCCCAACAGACTTTAGCAAATCGGCCAATCATGCTTTAGAATTTGCAGTATACATGGCACAAATGGGAAATAAATCCCTAAACATTCTCAATGTATATATGACGCCTAAAGTTAGTGATGAGGCTGTTACCGATGATGTTTATAAAACTCAACTTGCTGAATCAAAGAAAAATGCTCATCATAATATACAAAACCTAAAGGAGGAATTGGCAGTGCGACATCCATGGTTAACGGTGCATACCCATATTGAATATGGATTTATTGCCGAAACCATTTTGGCTTATGCAGAAAATACCCAGTGCAATTACATAGTGATGGGCACACATGGAGCTAAAGGATTTCTTGATAATATTTTAGGTTCTAATACCTTGGCGGTAATTGAAAATGCAAAAATTCCTGTTTGGGCCATACCCCTGCAATCAAAAATTGAAGAAATAAAAACCATAACCTATGCAAGCGATTATGAAGGCGATGAAATACCTATCATCACGCAGGTTTTAGACTTTGCTACGCTCTTCGAAATAGATACCCATGTAATTCATATTCACGAAGAGTATGAACCTGAAATTACCCCTTCTGAACAAATAACAGATATATTAAAAGCACATTTTGAGGGAAAGAGAATTACTTTCAGAACAATCAATAGAAAGGATGCCGTAGAAGGACTAGAACAATATATTATCAACCAAAAACCAGAAGTGCTGGCTTTGGCAAGGCATGAACGAGGGTTCTGGAGCAATATGTTCCATAGAAGTTTCACCAAACATTTTGCACATGCGAGCAAAACTCCGATTTTGATTTTGCATAAGGAAGATTGA
- a CDS encoding SDR family NAD(P)-dependent oxidoreductase, whose translation MNTSNNKILITGGASGIGLGMAERFMKENNTVIICGRRQEVLDEAASKLPSIITYQCDLSNSSERESLYNWIAAEHPDLNVLVNNAGIQQWMDITDANFFERAQAEINVNIETPLHLISLFCNLKSLNTIMNVTSGLAFVPLIKVPVYSATKAFFHSFTLSARELLKAKNIEVIEVIPPALNTDLGGKGLHDQAPPVSEFIEAIFIQLQEGKSALTFGMSETLSSANPEVLKQTFARMNQLA comes from the coding sequence ATGAATACCTCAAACAACAAAATTCTTATCACGGGCGGTGCATCAGGGATTGGCTTGGGTATGGCGGAAAGATTTATGAAAGAAAATAATACGGTTATTATATGCGGTCGTCGCCAAGAAGTATTGGATGAAGCTGCGAGTAAACTGCCCAGTATTATAACATACCAATGCGATTTAAGCAATAGCAGCGAACGCGAATCATTATATAACTGGATTGCTGCAGAACATCCTGATTTGAACGTATTGGTAAACAATGCGGGCATCCAACAATGGATGGATATTACAGATGCTAATTTTTTTGAAAGAGCTCAAGCAGAAATTAATGTTAATATAGAAACCCCATTGCATTTAATATCCTTGTTTTGCAATTTGAAATCATTAAATACTATAATGAATGTTACTTCAGGTTTAGCATTTGTTCCACTTATTAAAGTGCCTGTATACTCTGCCACCAAAGCGTTCTTCCATTCATTCACGCTATCGGCAAGAGAATTATTGAAAGCAAAAAACATAGAAGTGATTGAAGTCATTCCACCCGCTCTTAACACCGATTTGGGTGGCAAAGGCTTGCACGACCAAGCACCACCTGTAAGTGAATTTATCGAAGCTATTTTTATACAATTGCAAGAAGGCAAAAGTGCATTAACTTTTGGGATGAGTGAGACATTAAGTTCTGCAAACCCCGAAGTGTTGAAGCAAACGTTCGCAAGGATGAATCAATTAGCTTAA